A single window of Populus nigra chromosome 17, ddPopNigr1.1, whole genome shotgun sequence DNA harbors:
- the LOC133676774 gene encoding protein SEEDLING LETHAL 1, chloroplastic-like produces the protein MEDTLLHFLSNIKLSPLPYPKAHSFPLSHHDYCPALSCPRTLQFPTLSSKTNTASLPPKPFKTPETPSISSHHTPPLPQSQPQEPPNTEFQEKILYLDSIGLDIFSLINHHRPFILSASLSNIKSIIDLLTSMNFTPQEFRRIISMCPEILTSTPSTVTPVITFLLREARVNGSDLKHVINRRPRLLVSSVKYCLRPTLYFLQSIGLEEVKRHTYLLSCSVEKKLLPRIQYFEKIGFSYKDAVSMFRRFPQLFNYSIKNNIEPKLNYFVVEMGRDLKELREFPQYFSFSLENRIKPRHQCCVEKGLCFPLHTLLKTSQEEFMSRIDVCCNSSVPLRSSPLYSVNCDIDSTTNTE, from the coding sequence ATGGAAGACACACTCCTCCATTTCCTCTCCAACATCAAACTCTCCCCACTTCCTTATCCCAAAGCCCACAGCTTCCCCTTATCCCACCATGATTATTGCCCCGCACTTTCTTGCCCAAGAACCCTCCAGTTTCCCACTCTTTCCTCCAAAACGAACACCGCTTCTCTCCCTCCTAAGCCTTTCAAAACTCCAGAAACCCCCTCTATATCCTCACACCATACCCCTCCACTGCCGCAATCCCAACCCCAAGAACCACCCAATactgaatttcaagaaaaaatcctCTACCTCGATTCAATAGGGCTAGACATATTCTCCTTAATAAACCACCACCGTCCGTTCATCCTCTCTGCCTCCTTATCAAACATCAAATCCATCATTGATTTACTCACCTCCATGAACTTCACTCCACAAGAGTTCCGCAGAATCATCTCCATGTGCCCAGAAATCCTCACCTCCACTCCTTCTACTGTCACCCCAGTCATCACCTTCCTTCTCCGTGAAGCCCGCGTCAACGGCTCTGATTTGAAACATGTCATAAACCGACGGCCCAGATTACTGGTATCCAGCGTCAAATACTGCTTGCGCCCCACACTCTATTTCCTCCAAAGCATTGGCCTTGAAGAGGTAAAAAGACACACATATTTACTGTCTTGTAGTGTTGAAAAAAAACTCTTGCCCAGAATCcaatactttgaaaaaattgGGTTCTCGTATAAAGATGCTGTTTCCATGTTTAGGAGATTTCCACAACTGTTTAATTACAGTATTAAGAATAATATTGAGCCcaagttgaattattttgttGTGGAAATGGGAAGGGATTTGAAGGAATTAAGAGAATTTCCGCagtatttttcatttagtttagagAATAGAATTAAGCCTAGACATCAATGTTGTGTTGAGAAAGGTCTGTGTTTTCCTCTACATACGCTGTTAAAGACAAGCCAGGAGGAGTTTATGAGTAGAATTGATGTTTGTTGTAATTCTTCTGTTCCTTTGAGAAGTTCTCCTTTATATTCTGTAAATTGCGACATTGATTCTACTACTAATACagaataa